The DNA segment GCGTTCGCAGCTTCGGCGCCGCTCCATGCCGCCGCGGACCAGCGCCGATCGTGCACCCGCGGCATGTCGATCCCGTGCTCGCGGATATGGGGGCTTCGAAAGAGAGGTCGATACTACCGCGCCATCGCTGTGCGCTTTGATCTTCAGCAAAGCGGACCTGTCGGTCGGTGGGTACGAGCGCTTGCCGCATGCTAACTGGATTGGTGCTAAACTTTGTATCGCCTGCATTCGTCGGAGATTTGAGATGCGTCCTTTTGTTGCTGCAACAGCGGTTCTCCTCGCTGCGCTCGCTGTGTCGGCGCCAGAGGTGCAGGCGCAGTCGCGCATCAAGGCATTGATCGAACGGCTGCGCAGCGACACGATGCCCGATGGCATCGTCAAGACCAACGGCCGCATCGAGGCGACGCAGACCGACGTCGCCTCGAAATATGCCGGCCGCCTGGCGGAGGTCACGGTCAAGGAAGGCGACGAGGTCACCGCCGGCCAGGTGGTCGCCCGCATCTCATCGCCCGAATACGAGGCGCAGTTGCGCGCCGCGCAGGCCCAGGTGCTGCGGGCCCGCCAGGCGCTGGCCGAGGCCGAGGCGCTGATCGCCCAGCGCAAGAGCGACCAGATCCTGGCCCGCACCGATGCCGAGCGCGGCAAGGAGCTGGTCGCGAAAGGCTATCTCAGCAAGCAGGTCGACGACCAGCGCGCCGCCAAGGCCAACGCCGCCGACGCCGCCCTGCGCGCCGCCGAGGCGCAACGCGACCAGGCCCGGTTCGCGATCCACGCCTCCGAGGCCGATGCCGAGCAGATCAAGGCGATCCTGGTCGATCTCGTGCTGCTCGCGCCCCGCAGCGGGCGCGTCCAGTACCAGCTCGCGCGGACCGGCGAGGTCGTCTCGGCCGGCACGCGCGTCGTCACCATCCTCGACCTGTCGGACGTCTACATGACGATCTACCTGCCAGCCTCGCAGGCCGGGCAGCTCGCGCTCGGCGACGAGGCGCGGATCATCCTCGATCCGGTGCCGCAATACGTGATCCCCGCGACGGTCAGCTTCGTCGCCGCCGATGCGCAGTTCACGCCGAAGGCGGTCGAGACCGCCGAGGAGCGCGAAAAGCTGGTCTTCCGCGTCAAGCTCCAGGTCGACAAGACCCTGCTCGCCAAATACCACCGGCAGGTGAAGACCGGCGTGCGCGGGCTCGGCTTCGTGCGCACCTCGCCCAATGCGCGATGGCCCGATTCGCTCGCCGTGAAGCTGCCATGACGGAGGCCGGGCCTGCCGCCAGCCTCGCCGGCATCACGCATCGCTACGGCAAGGTGACGGCCCTCGACGGGCTGACGCTCGACATCCCGCCGGGCCGGATGGTCGGCGTGATCGGGCCGGACGGCGTCGGCAAATCGACCCTGCTCGCGCTCGTCGCCGGCGTGCGCACGATCCAGCAGGGCAGCGTCCACGCGCTCGGCGGCGATCTCGGCGTCAAGGCGCAGCGCGAGGCAAGGCGCGGGCGCATCGCCTATATGCCGCAGGGGCTCGGGCGGAACCTCTATCCGACGCTCTCGGTCTTCGAGAACATCGATTTCCACGCGCGGCTGTTCGGCCAGGACGCCGCCGAACGCCGCGGCCGCATCGACGAGCTTCTCAGGGCGACGGGGCTCGACCCCTTCGAGGGGCGGCCGGCCGCCAAGCTCTCCGGAGGCATGAAGCAGAAGCTCTCGCTCTGCTGCGCGCTGATCCACGACCCCGACCTGCTGATCCTCGACGAGCCGACCACCGGCGTCGATCCGCTCTCGCGCGGGCAGTTCTGGGACCTGATCGACACGATCCGCGCCCGCCGGCCGGGAATGAGCGTCATCGTCGCCACCGCCTATATGGAGGAGGCGGAGCGCTTCGACTGGCTCGTCGCCATGGACGACGGCAAGGCGATCGCGACCGGCACGCCCGCGCAGTTGCGGGAGAAGGCGGGGCAATCGACGCTGGAAGCCGCCTTCGTCGCGCTGCTGCCGGAGGCCAAGCGGGCGCAGCGCCGGGAGGTCGCGCCGCGGCCGCGGACGGCGAGCGACGACGCGACGCCCGCGATCGAGGCCGAGGGCCTGACCCGGCGCTTCGGCGATTTCGTCGCGGTCGATCATGTCAGCTTCCGCATCGGGCGGGGCGAGATCTTCGGCTTCCTCGGCTCGAACGGCTGCGGCAAGTCGACCACGATGAAGATGCTGACCGGCCTGCTGCCGGCGAGCGAGGGCACGGCCAAGCTCTTCGGCCAGCCGCTCGCCGCCGACGACATGGAGACGCGGCGCCATGTCGGCTACATGTCGCAGGGCTTCTCGCTCTATGGCGAGCTGACGGTCCGCCAGAATCTGGTGCTGCACGCCGAGCTCTACCATCTGCCGCCGGCCGAAATCCCCGGCCGGATCGCCGAGCTCCTGGTCCGCTTCGATCTGAAGGACGTCGCCGACGAGCGCCCCGAAAGCCTGCCGCTCGGCATCCGCCAGCGGCTGCAGCTCGCCGTCGCCGTGCTGCACCGGCCGGCGATGCTGATCCTCGACGAGCCAACCTCCGGCGTCGACCCGATCGCGCGCGACGCCTTCTGGCGCACGCTGATCGATCTCTCGCGCGACGACGGCGTCACCATCTTCCTCTCGACGCATTTCATGAACGAGGCGGAGCGCTGCGACCGCATCTCCTTCATGCATGCCGGCAAGGTGCTGGCTGTCGGCACGCCGGAGGAGCTCGTGGAAAAGCGCGGCGTCGACACGCTGGAAGAGGCCTTCATCGCCTATCTCAAGGAGGCCGCCGGCATGGAGGACGCGCCGGCGGAGCCGG comes from the Bosea sp. (in: a-proteobacteria) genome and includes:
- a CDS encoding HlyD family efflux transporter periplasmic adaptor subunit, yielding MRPFVAATAVLLAALAVSAPEVQAQSRIKALIERLRSDTMPDGIVKTNGRIEATQTDVASKYAGRLAEVTVKEGDEVTAGQVVARISSPEYEAQLRAAQAQVLRARQALAEAEALIAQRKSDQILARTDAERGKELVAKGYLSKQVDDQRAAKANAADAALRAAEAQRDQARFAIHASEADAEQIKAILVDLVLLAPRSGRVQYQLARTGEVVSAGTRVVTILDLSDVYMTIYLPASQAGQLALGDEARIILDPVPQYVIPATVSFVAADAQFTPKAVETAEEREKLVFRVKLQVDKTLLAKYHRQVKTGVRGLGFVRTSPNARWPDSLAVKLP
- the rbbA gene encoding ribosome-associated ATPase/putative transporter RbbA: MTEAGPAASLAGITHRYGKVTALDGLTLDIPPGRMVGVIGPDGVGKSTLLALVAGVRTIQQGSVHALGGDLGVKAQREARRGRIAYMPQGLGRNLYPTLSVFENIDFHARLFGQDAAERRGRIDELLRATGLDPFEGRPAAKLSGGMKQKLSLCCALIHDPDLLILDEPTTGVDPLSRGQFWDLIDTIRARRPGMSVIVATAYMEEAERFDWLVAMDDGKAIATGTPAQLREKAGQSTLEAAFVALLPEAKRAQRREVAPRPRTASDDATPAIEAEGLTRRFGDFVAVDHVSFRIGRGEIFGFLGSNGCGKSTTMKMLTGLLPASEGTAKLFGQPLAADDMETRRHVGYMSQGFSLYGELTVRQNLVLHAELYHLPPAEIPGRIAELLVRFDLKDVADERPESLPLGIRQRLQLAVAVLHRPAMLILDEPTSGVDPIARDAFWRTLIDLSRDDGVTIFLSTHFMNEAERCDRISFMHAGKVLAVGTPEELVEKRGVDTLEEAFIAYLKEAAGMEDAPAEPAAMPAAVRPAPPARRFDPRRLWACTRRETMELLRDPIRLSFAFLGPLLLMLAFGFGISFDVENLKFAAFDQDNSMESRQLVEAFSSSRYFSERAPIHSAAELDQRLRSGELQLAIEIPPSFGRDLMAGHVPELSVWLDGAMPFRAETTRGYVTGLATQYAQSFAAGHAASSHAPAPVTIETRFRYNQAFKSANAMVPSVIMLMLILIPAIMSAIGVVREKETGSIANFRSTPISRFEFLFGKQLPYIAIAMGSFAMLVLIALTVFAVPIKGSAWVLGLATLLYVSATTGFGQLISSFTRTQVAAVFATAILSIIPAVNFSGLMVPVASLSGGGRILGMSLPPAWYQPVSVGVFTKGLGAAELWPNLLALGGFFLLFLVVAQLALRKQEA